From Chryseobacterium joostei, the proteins below share one genomic window:
- a CDS encoding response regulator, with the protein MFKKILIAEDHESSSISVQKTLEDLNISNVDYVYYCDDALGRVQKSIREKDLYDLLITDLEYEEDHREQNIKDGKELIRAIKEIHPSLKTIVFSAEHKSGVIDSLFKEYGINGFVRKARNDSKELKKAIASVYDNKNYLSLDLRQDVKQLNSYEFTEYDIILVSLLSQGVLQKNIPTYLQNNNIKPNSLSSVEKKLNSLKEELQITSNEQLVAFCKDLGLI; encoded by the coding sequence ATGTTCAAAAAAATTTTAATAGCCGAAGACCACGAAAGCAGCAGTATTTCTGTTCAAAAAACACTTGAAGACCTTAATATTTCCAATGTAGATTATGTTTACTATTGTGATGATGCATTAGGAAGGGTTCAAAAATCCATCCGCGAAAAAGACCTTTACGACTTATTAATTACTGATCTTGAATATGAAGAAGATCATCGTGAGCAAAATATTAAAGACGGCAAAGAACTTATTAGGGCTATTAAGGAAATCCATCCTTCACTGAAAACTATAGTTTTTTCTGCGGAACACAAATCTGGTGTTATAGATTCCCTTTTTAAAGAGTATGGAATCAATGGTTTCGTTCGTAAGGCAAGAAATGACTCTAAAGAACTGAAAAAAGCCATCGCATCTGTTTATGACAATAAAAACTATCTTTCTCTTGATCTTAGACAGGATGTAAAACAGTTGAACAGCTATGAATTTACAGAATATGATATTATTCTTGTTTCGCTTCTTTCACAGGGAGTACTTCAAAAGAATATTCCTACGTATCTCCAAAATAATAATATCAAACCCAACAGCCTAAGCAGCGTAGAGAAAAAGCTGAATAGTCTGAAAGAAGAGCTTCAGATTACAAGCAATGAACAACTTGTTGCTTTTTGTAAAGATTTGGGACTTATTTAG
- a CDS encoding ROK family protein — translation MSLIDLSKQVALGVDIGGTNTKFGIVNHRGEVLDKGNLKTDAYDKVEDFIDALYEHVAPLMEKHGTEKHFDGIGVGAPNANYYKGTIELAPNLPWKGVIPFAELMTAKFNLPCTVTNDANAAALGEMLFGAARGMKDFIMITLGTGVGSGIIANGNLIYGHDGFAGELGHTIVKPGGRKHWSTGSEGSLEAYASATGITITAKKMRAEFPESMLNQYPEDEINSKTVYECAMKEDPIAIEVFRYTGQKLGEALANFVMFSSPQAILLFGGVIKAGDFILKPAKLHMERNLLPIFRNKVQLVFSELDEADAAILGASALVWEK, via the coding sequence ATGTCATTAATAGATTTATCAAAACAAGTTGCCCTTGGAGTTGACATCGGCGGAACCAATACTAAGTTCGGAATTGTAAACCACCGTGGAGAAGTTCTGGATAAAGGAAACCTTAAAACCGATGCCTATGATAAAGTAGAGGATTTTATCGATGCATTGTATGAACATGTTGCTCCCTTGATGGAAAAACATGGTACAGAAAAGCACTTCGACGGAATTGGTGTAGGCGCACCCAATGCAAACTATTACAAAGGAACTATAGAGCTAGCTCCTAACCTGCCCTGGAAAGGTGTTATTCCTTTTGCTGAGCTAATGACGGCAAAATTCAATTTGCCTTGTACTGTAACCAATGATGCTAATGCTGCAGCCTTGGGAGAAATGCTTTTCGGAGCTGCCCGTGGAATGAAAGACTTTATCATGATTACTCTGGGAACAGGAGTTGGCAGCGGAATCATCGCCAACGGAAACCTCATCTATGGACATGACGGTTTTGCAGGAGAACTGGGACACACTATTGTAAAGCCGGGCGGAAGAAAGCACTGGAGTACAGGATCCGAAGGAAGCCTGGAAGCCTATGCATCTGCAACAGGAATTACCATCACTGCTAAAAAAATGAGAGCAGAGTTTCCAGAATCTATGCTGAATCAATATCCTGAAGACGAAATTAATTCTAAAACAGTGTATGAATGCGCTATGAAAGAAGACCCAATTGCTATTGAGGTTTTCAGATATACTGGGCAAAAATTAGGTGAAGCATTAGCCAACTTTGTAATGTTTTCTTCACCGCAGGCCATTCTTTTATTTGGAGGAGTGATCAAGGCTGGAGATTTTATCCTAAAGCCTGCCAAACTTCATATGGAGAGAAACCTTCTTCCTATCTTTAGAAATAAAGTACAATTAGTGTTCAGTGAACTTGACGAAGCAGATGCTGCTATTCTTGGAGCAAGTGCTTTAGTTTGGGAAAAATAG
- a CDS encoding tetratricopeptide repeat-containing sensor histidine kinase, with amino-acid sequence MKNFIHIIFILVLCSCHRKEISKVDRATYDKAYDFYDASQSDSAFTYFNKAKDELIEKGYHSFAGNCLVIMGIIQCEKGDYYGSQETALSAIKYLDEKKDSAELSANYNNLGIASQKLNEYEKAIVFHDNAAKFSTDIRNKLAQVNNKAVSYYSLKKYDSAINILNRALLSSDLKKYPTTYYRIYDNLAYTRFLKNKNYNVEQELFKALTIRDSINDITGLNASYFHLSDFFENRDPQKALFYANKMLDVSSKTQNADGKLAALQKIILLETPENTKIFFKKYQDLDDSLQIARNKSKSQFALERFGSEQLKVKNAKNEVEIFKRNIGLGALSIILVGGFFYYKRRKKRLQKENELKIKENELKISKKVHDVVANGIYQVMTKIENQEHFDRDKALDELEFVYEKSRDISYDKTDSNDKTEFHEKISGLIGSFKNDTVKTFLAGNSPNIWSDVNDSTQNEVYQVIRELLVNMKKHSQATLVAFKFERNNNLIQIQYTDNGVGIPGEIIHKNGLTNTVSRIEKIKGTVIFDTKTEKGLKVYISFPTS; translated from the coding sequence GTGAAAAACTTTATTCACATCATATTCATCCTTGTCCTTTGCTCCTGCCATAGAAAAGAAATCTCAAAAGTGGACAGGGCAACCTATGACAAAGCCTATGATTTTTATGATGCTTCACAAAGTGACAGTGCTTTCACCTACTTCAATAAAGCAAAGGACGAATTGATTGAGAAAGGATATCATTCATTTGCAGGAAATTGCCTGGTCATTATGGGAATTATTCAATGTGAAAAAGGAGATTACTATGGCAGTCAGGAAACAGCTTTATCTGCAATTAAGTACTTAGATGAAAAAAAGGACTCTGCCGAACTTTCAGCAAACTATAATAATTTAGGGATAGCATCACAAAAACTTAATGAATATGAAAAGGCAATTGTATTTCATGATAATGCAGCTAAGTTCTCTACAGATATTAGAAACAAGCTGGCACAAGTCAATAATAAGGCGGTATCTTATTACTCTTTAAAAAAATATGATTCTGCAATAAATATTCTGAATAGAGCCTTATTGTCGTCTGATCTAAAAAAATATCCAACAACTTATTACAGAATATATGATAATTTAGCATATACTCGATTTTTGAAAAACAAGAATTATAATGTTGAACAAGAATTATTTAAAGCTCTTACAATCCGAGACAGTATAAATGATATTACAGGATTAAATGCCAGTTATTTCCATTTATCAGATTTTTTTGAAAATCGCGATCCTCAGAAAGCTTTATTCTACGCAAATAAAATGCTTGATGTTTCTTCAAAAACTCAAAACGCTGATGGAAAATTAGCTGCTTTGCAAAAAATAATTCTTCTAGAAACTCCGGAAAACACCAAAATATTCTTCAAAAAATATCAGGATTTGGATGACAGCTTACAAATAGCCCGCAACAAATCTAAAAGCCAGTTTGCTCTTGAAAGGTTTGGCTCTGAGCAGCTAAAGGTGAAAAACGCAAAAAATGAAGTCGAAATTTTTAAAAGAAATATAGGCTTAGGAGCATTATCCATTATTTTAGTCGGAGGTTTTTTCTACTATAAAAGAAGAAAGAAAAGACTACAAAAAGAAAACGAGTTAAAAATAAAAGAAAACGAGCTCAAGATCTCGAAAAAGGTTCATGATGTGGTGGCCAACGGAATTTACCAGGTAATGACCAAAATTGAGAACCAGGAACATTTTGATAGGGATAAAGCCCTTGATGAACTGGAATTTGTATATGAAAAATCCCGTGATATTTCTTATGACAAAACTGATTCTAATGACAAGACTGAGTTTCATGAAAAAATATCAGGTCTTATTGGTTCTTTTAAAAATGACACTGTAAAAACCTTTCTGGCAGGAAATAGTCCAAATATATGGAGTGATGTGAATGACTCTACCCAAAACGAAGTTTATCAGGTAATCCGTGAGCTTTTGGTGAATATGAAAAAACACAGCCAAGCTACTCTTGTCGCCTTTAAGTTTGAGAGGAATAACAACCTTATACAGATTCAGTACACAGATAATGGAGTTGGAATTCCGGGAGAGATTATTCATAAAAATGGGTTAACAAATACGGTTTCCCGTATTGAAAAAATTAAGGGTACCGTTATTTTTGACACTAAAACCGAAAAGGGACTGAAAGTGTACATTTCATTTCCCACTTCTTAA
- a CDS encoding PepSY-associated TM helix domain-containing protein, whose product MKKNHHKKKPGFFKKWSAKLHLWFGLGIGFLIFIISITGALYVFKDEVENITRKDVIYHHEQNIDQKEILPIRVMEKAVADQVKEKYPIHWVNIPIDKKMSYMFFWYEHNTDAWNYFDEFPVYKQAYVNPYTGKVLRVYDEKNGFFNIVKMIHWSYLLKQDWGTYVVGIPVIIFIIMLISGIILWWPKNKAARKQRFSFKWKNIKSWKRKNYDLHNVLGFYASIFALIFSITGLFYAFFVVQAMIYVLFSGGETKYPDFSHIKTKAPIELRTETTLDKIINTVKEKYPDSYGFAIDLGHEHMDDHEHPNFEVYVKHLTYSYHKSSSLIFDENSGELLHTHDPKDKNFGEKVVNANYDIHVGAILGLPTKIIAFIVSIICASLPVTGFMIWWGRKKKKTPKPV is encoded by the coding sequence ATGAAGAAAAATCATCATAAAAAGAAACCCGGATTCTTTAAAAAATGGTCTGCCAAACTGCATTTGTGGTTCGGGCTGGGAATAGGATTTTTAATTTTTATTATTTCCATTACCGGAGCATTGTATGTTTTTAAGGATGAAGTAGAGAACATTACCCGAAAAGATGTTATCTATCACCACGAGCAAAATATTGATCAGAAAGAAATCCTTCCCATCAGGGTTATGGAAAAGGCCGTTGCTGATCAGGTAAAGGAGAAATATCCGATTCATTGGGTCAATATTCCCATCGATAAAAAAATGTCCTATATGTTCTTCTGGTATGAACATAATACGGACGCCTGGAATTACTTTGATGAGTTTCCTGTTTATAAGCAAGCCTATGTAAATCCTTATACCGGAAAGGTGTTACGGGTTTATGATGAGAAAAACGGGTTCTTCAATATTGTAAAAATGATTCACTGGAGCTATCTTTTAAAACAGGACTGGGGGACATATGTAGTGGGAATTCCCGTTATCATCTTTATCATCATGCTGATTTCCGGGATTATTCTATGGTGGCCCAAAAATAAGGCAGCAAGAAAGCAGCGTTTTTCTTTTAAATGGAAAAACATTAAAAGCTGGAAAAGAAAGAACTATGATCTTCACAATGTATTAGGTTTTTATGCTTCAATTTTCGCGCTTATCTTTTCCATTACCGGATTGTTTTATGCATTCTTTGTTGTACAGGCAATGATCTATGTTCTATTCTCCGGAGGGGAAACAAAATACCCTGACTTCTCCCACATCAAAACAAAGGCCCCTATAGAACTGAGAACAGAAACAACTCTGGATAAGATCATCAATACTGTTAAAGAAAAGTATCCTGATTCTTATGGTTTTGCCATCGATTTAGGACATGAGCATATGGATGACCATGAACATCCTAATTTTGAAGTGTATGTAAAGCATCTTACCTACTCGTATCACAAGAGCAGCAGCCTGATTTTTGACGAAAATTCCGGAGAACTACTACACACCCATGATCCTAAGGACAAAAATTTTGGTGAAAAGGTAGTGAATGCCAATTATGACATTCATGTAGGCGCTATTTTAGGTCTTCCTACCAAAATCATTGCTTTTATTGTAAGTATTATCTGTGCCTCTCTTCCCGTAACTGGATTTATGATCTGGTGGGGAAGAAAAAAGAAAAAAACACCAAAACCAGTTTAA